The Danaus plexippus chromosome 12, MEX_DaPlex, whole genome shotgun sequence DNA window ttcaggtTTCATAGTAGTAGCAGCCTGTGTTATGACATTCGAGGCTCGGGATAGCGCGGCTAAAGTGACGCCCGCGCGACCCCAGACCATCCCGCGACCCCTGCCTCGCCGGGGTCCATGCGCCCCCGCCAGACTGGACACTCTCGGGGTGTACAGACTACCCCACGTTCTGCCGCTACCACACTCACTGCCACTCGCGCCAGTCAGGGTACGACCACACGTCCACAGGTGAGCGAGATTTctgcatatatatgtattgcatTATATATGCTTTGTGTCATcggtttataaattaatgtatatacatagatCAGAATATTGTATTACATGTCGTATATACATAAGTCATAGTTAGCTCGGTCCCCAGTAGAGACTCGATAATGAATCAGTCAGCTATCACATCATGTACCGTGACGATCACTTGAACAGCTGTTCATAATAAACTCGCCTGGAATCCTCATATGGAAGGACAGGCGCGGAGAGATAGGTCAGACAGTGTATGTACAGAGCCAGTGGAGATAAAGCTAGAAATCGTGCGCGTTTCGGCTCCGCTCCGGACTTGAGGAGCGGTAGCGGCCTCGCTACGCCGTCCGTAACCGCGCTACGACGACCGCTACGACGCTACGCTCTCTCTGTTGACGAACCGCCGCATTCAGCTGTCAGGTAAACATTTAGCTGCATTTCACAATACTTATGGAATTGCAAAACATTTACATCATAGTTTTTAACTACAGTcggctttgtttttattattagtggtaaatatattaaaatataaattatacaattttaaactatttattttttaaaaagcaaaGCTGATATTCAGATATTTCCATTGTTGCGAATCATATGTATTATTGAATGCTTCAATATGCTTGACTTattgctattaatattaaaaacttgcGCTCTAGTAGTAGTAGCATGCATGCATATAGAAGTccttaatgaaataaaaaaatattattaattaaaattaaaaacttttaagtatacattaacttttaaaataatacttttacagttttattatttttattttttatatgtaataattaataccgGTGATTTTTTTGGTCTAAGAACCCAGCACCATTATCTACACCCTAGCACTATAACCAAACCCAGCTCCCATTCCATATCCAGCGCTAGTGCGGTGGAGTCCGAGTGCGGGTCTCAGTCTTCTTTGGCATTGGATCTTCACGCCAGCGGGGCCTGTGCTGGAGTCACGCTGAGGGTCAGAGATAACACGAGAAGAAGACCCCTGGCAAGACAACAGAGACTCAACGAGGACACTATACACCGTTAGTAgaatatctataaaaagaaaatttcataGACACAAGCAGGACTGCGAAAGATTGTAAAGCACCGAACCCTGATATTCTTGAGGTTCAGGGTTCGGAGAATCTTGCTCGCctctacaaattttaaaatttacacttcTCTTCAATTTCTGTCTGtccttattaaaaatcaacttaaaattgattaaaaaaaatacagttattaTAACGGAGTATGcttgaaaaatttttgataaaaatatggagcaaaaattatatgcttgttatctatatatagatatagattgttttattatactatttataaatatgtgtaaatggaaaagtaaattaacttaatattgtataagatGTAATGACATCTACAAGGTAATTTTTCTACTCGCTTTCCcaaacaaagaaatttataaaacactaaaTAGATTGATGACTTTGCGTTTACGTGGTAGGGagatatatacatgtatattcaATAAAGTTAAATCCATAAATCGACTAGAAGTAACAAAGCCAACATAAGTTTTTATACGTTAACGCAATactaatcttaaaataataagataaataatgcTACGCTCATTTTCCAGCATCTGGAGAAAGCGCCGGCCATGTAGCCAACACACGTCAGTTTCCGAGGTAATGcaaacaacataaaatacttataattcaaattgttaGCGTTCTTACTTTTTTCACATCAATGTTTATAGAAACAACGAACAGAACGAAACTGTGGGATCCACTCAGTTAACCGTGGAGCAAGAGGCGCGTGCGCGTAGTGCACCCCCTCCGTGTCATTCCACCCCCACCTCCCCCGTACCGGTCATAACACCCCCCATATCACCGAAACAGGACACAAA harbors:
- the LOC116772764 gene encoding uncharacterized protein LOC116772764, with the translated sequence MYNISGKVQRLHGAVRFCLLNRSGWSKEAGCVRTVATQMATRAAVAMRRARSVTGPLRRAHPASGATWNVQVVKGKMSSQCLWHACRALSAGLLLMLLGAAMAVIGYYADTLSVAEEVRGNSTVSVKDEARGFHLNNLSYAGPIVMGFGGFIVVAACVMTFEARDSAAKVTPARPQTIPRPLPRRGPCAPARLDTLGVYRLPHVLPLPHSLPLAPVRVRPHVHRASGDKARNRARFGSAPDLRSGSGLATPSVTALRRPLRRYALSVDEPPHSAVSASAVESECGSQSSLALDLHASGACAGVTLRVRDNTRRRPLARQQRLNEDTIHPSGESAGHVANTRQFPRNNEQNETVGSTQLTVEQEARARSAPPPCHSTPTSPVPVITPPISPKQDTNIIIEQPETDCTDEPPPAVE